GtacgtacgaggggtgttcaaaatattctcggtatgagaatgaaaacaaacaagtacgaaaagtttgatatttttatttttcaatatactccccccctatgttcatacacttaaaagatcgatcaattttttattttaatcctgctaaaaaatattttttatctttggtgtaaaaatgctcctccactgccgccttcaatgcttcatcatcggaaaatttatttccacgcagatcctttttaagattggggaacaaaaagaagtcgctgggggctaagtccggactatacggtgggtgagtaacagtttcaaacccacattcaacaatagctgccttggcaatatgagcagtatggacgggggcgttgtcatgcagaagcataacacctttggttaactttcctcgcctcttttctttgattgcatcctttaattgacgtagaatgttagcgtagtactgtcctgtgatatttacacctttttctttataatcgatcagtaatactccttcacaatctcaaaatatcgtggccatgaccttgccagctgaagggatgaccttgaacttcttgggatgagctgaacccttaatgtgccactgcatggactcttgtttactctctgggtcataatgatgaacccaggtttcatctccagtaactattctttgcagcacctcatcaggattttcaccgcacaggtcaataaaatcggaacaacaagctacacgcatgtctttttgaagccgagtcagcattcgcggaacccatcttgcacttacttttgacatattaagatggtcatggataatatcatgtacggtaccaatagagagattggttacttgtgctatagattttaccttcactcgaccatcttccaatataagtttttccactttatcaatattttcttgtgaagtagctactacaggccggccaggtctagggtcgtcttcaacactctcccttccacgtttaaactcgcttggccacttttgaatggtagataaagaaggagcagactcacagtaaacacaatccatttcctcttttatggttttttgatttttaccctgttttgtcaagaattttatcacgcatcgatgttctaatttagttaacattgtcaattcccacatgatgttcatgtttgttcagcaattgcagaaaaacaaaagaacatctcgcttcgaattatacttttttttaatgtcaatgaataaaccttagcggccagtaacgaaagaaattttagaagaggtcgtaagatatcaataccgagaatattttgaacgcccctcgtatggcATTCAAAATAAACAGTGTTTTGAAATTGATTGTAGACATTCCGGTTCGGACTTCGGACATTTTGTAGTTCGGTCCTATTTCATTGATTACTTTGGGAAGTTTGGGATTAACCTAATAACTTTAAAGACAACTGCTAATTATGTATGGACGTCTGAATTTAAAATTCGAAACAATAAGTTTATCGGaatcaaagtttttttttttcaatacagcAAATGTAATTTCAATGTAGGTTTACTTTGCATTTCGttagttttattaaattgtattggtggatcgataaaatttggtaactgCATTTATGTCACCATATATGAATTTTTTATCAAGATGTTTTCTGCATAACTACGGTCCTAGTTTTGAGTAATTGTtcagaaatgtaggtatacctattccTGTGAAAACTAGCGTTGAATAGAGGAATACACATGATAcaaaataagcatttttttctaaaaaacaTTCTAAAAGACATAAAATTGGTTCCGATTTCACGCGCTGTTTGGTCACGGTTAACCTTACATGCGTTTTACCTAACTGAAATTAATTTAGGTTAAttagtgaaaactagttttcaccaagGTTCTATGCGAAAGCTAGTTTTGACTAAACATtccagttaaaactagttttctccAAGGCGTttcggaaaactagttttaatagggaaaacgcgttttcattTAGTTTGGTTTTTACGATAtagcatataaataaaaaatatttttaaaagcaCACGAAACGAGTCGTCCGTCCTAGAGCGCATGTGCAAAGCAGCGGACATCAGATTGAAGCAACTAAGACCtttctttaaaatattgttttgtaGTCTTTACGCATCATCTAAAGTATTCTAATAAATAAGTGTTACCATGTATTAATTACCCAATATGTGATAGGGTAAAGTAAAAAGAAGATGTAAAGGGTGAAGTGCGACTTGCGGCGCATGCGCGCTCTTTAATGATTTGTCGCACCCCAGCGAAACAGTTTCGTGCCTCGCCGACACGTGCGAGGTAACTAACTATGCAGTGCTCACTACATAAGAAGTATGAATTAATTTAGACTAGATTTATGCCCAGTAATGGGACGTGATATATACTGTTTAGGATCAAACATACTTAAATGAAGGCAAGTCCGTTTTTCTGAATTAATCATGAGCTCACCGAAACTCAGTGAAAGATGTCCGAGCAGTATGAGCAATGGCAAGAAACTCTTAAGCAACGACTCAAAGGAGGATTCCTTAGACAAttcagtaagtacttaaattatgttatgtcttcttacctaatttatttcattaattagTATCAGTTACCGAGTATTTCAGAGTTACTACTATTATTGGACTAATTGATTTATAATCTCGAAAATTTCTGAAGAAGTTTTCATGACAGCGGAGAATAACACAATAGAAAGGAAACTGAAACACGTTGGCCGAATGGTAACTTAGACGTGGCCGACGGAAAACACGATTTAGTCGATTACCATTTTTCTATCTAGCTATGGTAAATGTATGATCAATAGATCAACACTAAAATCATATTTATATTGCAATTGATTCATTAATATTCGTCATTTGAGACTTCGAAAAAATATTACAGCGGcttctaaatattataaaaagagTGAACGGTAATTGAGTTAAGGATCCGTAATGAATTAGCTCatctttttctttataaatatatatatatatatatatatatatatatatatatatatgtttgtttatttcagaTTAGAGATTCAATAAAGTCAGAGAGACCGGGGGGCGGTGGCGGAGGCGGCGGGAGCGGAGGTGCCGCCAAGAGCGAGGAAGACTGGCGGCGCAGGACCATCATCGTCGAGAAAAAGAACGGCAGCTACGGGTTCACCCTCCAGAGCTACGGCATTCACTACAAAAAGGTAAATAGCATTTCATTACAAAGCTCAAAAGTGACAAAGCTctttaaataaagattttttctactccagcacttaaatgtgtcaattaaatgactgacagtgatatctaaagcaatgtcatttgaatgctttgtctataggctcataagatgactgctagcagtcatcttatgagtataatacaactgctttattttttttaaagatacaagttccgatcatcttgattgaaagaggtatgttttcatttacaataataactcttttttttttaaataataactcaattttttttaaataataactctttttttttaataataactctttttttttaataataactctttttttttaataataactcttttttttaataataactctttttttttaataataactctttttttttaataataactcttttttttttaataataactcttttttttaaataataactcttttttttttttttttttttgctgcagctgtcatagaaaaagtaatgtatgcaacagctcataattggttcttaaaattctcgggtctttttttacaaaactcgactacgtctcgttttgtaacttcgacccttgaattttaagaacccttattatatcactgttgcataaactactatttttctactcccgtacttttatttgtcatttaaagggtcgtgcacacatctttaaaaccctatcttaaagttgtcaagacaagtctttagtctattccctaaaaaagcatttgtgcatacacgcagtatctttttggctcttttgCAATATTTCGtataatggccacttaaaaaatacattgttgccaactttATAGTagtaacacactgtcgcaccgcaacgcgaccttggttcgtcgcacccataagtgagagcgagaaagaaatatatctttctcgctctcgcttatgggtgtaaatgtcatatctgacaaataagtgaaccatagacattttttttttaatttcattcattcttttcccgctcgtaccctccattctttgctacttcttgaatattgtgaatcttgaatatgaatactattatgcctgtcgaatgaaaacttaacttttgtgttaaaaaacagtgcgtctttcaagttaaaatggatgaagacaaaaacttagtgtctacgcttgaagaaatatcagtaatagcacaagaatcactaaaaacaggtagataccgtaggtagaagtccactagatgacatgaaaaatatttgttaaatttacaattttatatcaaagtgtttggtcgtagaaaaagtattgtatgcaacgttgtttaactgagtcaaaaaatactcgtggcgtctttattaacaattttcggcttcgcctcaaattgttactcacgccactcgccttttttgacccctcttaaacaacggttgcataaaatactataaataccaTAGGATTTACCATATATTTCATAGTGCTATTGCGAATGTATGCGTAGGAGGCTATTAATTAGACATCTCGGAATTATAAACCCGCGGCTGGCTGGGCGCACTGTGCGAAAtctcaaaataaatatacaagaaaatgtacctaatacatacaacagattaaattttttttttaactcctTATTATAGCCAAAAAAGCGATGCCAGAAAAacaattttatgttaaaaatgcgttacatattattttggaaaatagctgatactcttcaaagtGCTGGATCCATTTCTATCAATTAAACACAGCTAAGAATCACCGCAAGAAAACTCGCttacacataaaaaaaatccgcatcgaaatcggtccatccgttggagagctacgatgccacagtcagacagacaaacagacgtaAAGCCGTGGTCTTAGTCCTTCTGAAAGATTCCGgagtgttttatatttaattcttCTTGAAAAACATGTTGCATTGAAAACAAAGCCCATAAAATGTGTTTCTTATATGATTTCAGGAACAAGAAATAGAAGTAATAACTTATGTAGACCACGTGGAGCCGGATGGGCCGGCGGCGGCTTCAGGCATGCGCGAGGGCGACGTCATCCTGTCCATCAACGGCGGCGACGTGGAGCGCGCCGACCACGCGGCCATCGTCGATGCCATCAACGCCTGCGACTCCCGCATGCGCATGGTCGTCATATTCGAGGACTGCGTCCGCAAGGTCGAGCTCCATCTCAAGTACATTAACATACAACGAGCCATACAATCCAAATTGCGAGAACTAGAGCAATTAACCGTTCGTGAGCGCCAGCTGTTCGACACCAATTGGAAGACACACAGTTTACCTTCGCAAAAGAAAAAGTCTTCCCCGACCGACGTTTCTTCCGATAACGAAGAGAACAACCCGGCGGACAACATCAATGGCACTTACTGCCGGCCGACGCTTTCCAGCGAAAACGTCACTGCCGCTAAACCTCCACAGCCCAGTGTGTTTATGTACCAGTACTTGGATACCCGCTATGGAGCCTGTATCATACAACCTAATATAAGGACTGGTAGCTTCGTTATAACGGTCGGCTCCCCTAGAAACAGACGGGAGTGCCATCATTATGTTGTTAAAACTCCGAACGAATGCCATAGAGCGTCCGAGAATCACAATAATGAATATAAATCAGCAGGTGGGAAACATTCAAAATCACATAGAAACAGTCACAGTCACAGTTGTACCCCATGCATGCCTGCTTACAACAATCAAGATGCGAATAGCCTCGAAGCTTATGATTTAGCAAGTCCATGTTGTGATCCGCATTGTGTGCCAAATTCAAGAAAGAAAATAAGGCGTAAGAAAGAATGCTCCAAGGAACACAAACGTAAAGAAAAATACCAGCAAATAGATAAATCAACACAAAAGCCGGACGGTTTTTCCAACTCGCGTACAAAAAAAGTGTGTACATCCGGACAGTGTTCGAATCGTTATCGTTACTTGACCACGGAGTCCACACAGACTAGTCAATGTAGCCTGCAGTCATACGCCACAAGCAACGCGACAGCACCATGTGACAATTCAGTCTCTAGTTACAGTACTTCCTTAAGTAGTGACACACTTTTTTGGGATAATGATCGGTCTGAAGCAAAATCATCACCAAAGATACAATATCAAAGTTCTCACCAACACGTCAAGCCGAAATCGTGGGACAACCTCACTACGAAAGCTTTTGGCGGCTATGGTTTTGGATACGGTTATTTAGATACAACTGCAAAACATGCCAATCGATCCAAGAGCCACGGGCGCAGTCACAGCGGACGTAGCACACAAAGCCATCACGAGTACCAACATCAATCACAAGAAAAACACACTCACCGCCAGTGTTCTACGTCTCATCACTACCAATCGTATGGTAGGAATCATAATCACTGTGCGCCCACTAAATCTACTGAGAGTCTTATCGTGGTGCCGAAATATCAACTTGAAAGCAGCGGGTCGGAGAGTCGCTTGGCCTGTGACTGCGGGGAGTCCATAGAATACTACCGGAAGGTCAGTGCTACGAAGAATTCTGGCGACAGTCACACTGGATACTATTCCCATCATTTTATATACCCAACCCATTCTTACAAAAAAAAGGACTCTAACGTTAGCTCTGAAATAACCAGGCTTTAAATGTAGCTTTCGCGTGATTTTAGTAAAATTGTACTTCTAGTAGTTGATAA
This genomic window from Cydia amplana chromosome Z, ilCydAmpl1.1, whole genome shotgun sequence contains:
- the LOC134660739 gene encoding uncharacterized protein LOC134660739 — its product is MSSPKLSERCPSSMSNGKKLLSNDSKEDSLDNSIRDSIKSERPGGGGGGGGSGGAAKSEEDWRRRTIIVEKKNGSYGFTLQSYGIHYKKEQEIEVITYVDHVEPDGPAAASGMREGDVILSINGGDVERADHAAIVDAINACDSRMRMVVIFEDCVRKVELHLKYINIQRAIQSKLRELEQLTVRERQLFDTNWKTHSLPSQKKKSSPTDVSSDNEENNPADNINGTYCRPTLSSENVTAAKPPQPSVFMYQYLDTRYGACIIQPNIRTGSFVITVGSPRNRRECHHYVVKTPNECHRASENHNNEYKSAGGKHSKSHRNSHSHSCTPCMPAYNNQDANSLEAYDLASPCCDPHCVPNSRKKIRRKKECSKEHKRKEKYQQIDKSTQKPDGFSNSRTKKVCTSGQCSNRYRYLTTESTQTSQCSLQSYATSNATAPCDNSVSSYSTSLSSDTLFWDNDRSEAKSSPKIQYQSSHQHVKPKSWDNLTTKAFGGYGFGYGYLDTTAKHANRSKSHGRSHSGRSTQSHHEYQHQSQEKHTHRQCSTSHHYQSYGRNHNHCAPTKSTESLIVVPKYQLESSGSESRLACDCGESIEYYRKVSATKNSGDSHTGYYSHHFIYPTHSYKKKDSNVSSEITRL